Proteins encoded by one window of Acetonema longum DSM 6540:
- a CDS encoding type II toxin-antitoxin system VapC family toxin: LANRVLGSEAEFANSIEAKEIVDKMTTSIEVAELEDQLKKFPEYDSKYSLEVNIYTILYNNGGKEQLQGALMLGGMMTGSMAVTIATAVGDNALDGKELITPDILLAALVSSKLKVRGAVKGPSATTQIVHLDTNALVRALDRGEVAAIDAALAGRTPVVSITAAKEYLAKGDVEVLRQFLSERGGRIGSATTQAEIDNLIQQANALGRVLKASDASVAGSAIKEGATLITNDARLARFLRAVGFKVEGH; the protein is encoded by the coding sequence CCCTTGCCAATCGAGTCCTGGGAAGTGAAGCGGAATTTGCTAATTCGATAGAAGCCAAAGAAATAGTGGATAAAATGACTACATCTATTGAAGTGGCGGAATTAGAAGACCAGCTGAAGAAATTCCCGGAATATGACTCGAAGTATTCGCTAGAAGTCAATATTTACACCATTCTTTACAATAACGGTGGTAAGGAACAACTGCAGGGTGCATTGATGCTGGGCGGTATGATGACAGGTTCTATGGCGGTCACTATAGCAACAGCAGTAGGAGATAATGCCTTGGATGGCAAGGAACTTATTACTCCGGATATCTTGCTTGCTGCTTTGGTTAGTAGTAAGCTGAAGGTTAGAGGTGCTGTTAAGGGGCCGAGTGCTACGACTCAGATTGTGCATCTTGATACCAATGCATTAGTTAGGGCCTTAGATCGTGGAGAAGTTGCAGCAATAGACGCAGCATTGGCTGGCAGGACACCTGTAGTCTCAATAACTGCAGCCAAAGAATACCTGGCAAAAGGGGATGTTGAGGTATTGCGCCAGTTCCTTTCCGAACGCGGTGGGAGAATTGGCAGTGCAACAACCCAAGCAGAAATAGACAACTTAATTCAACAAGCAAATGCCCTGGGACGAGTACTCAAAGCGTCTGATGCATCGGTAGCTGGATCAGCGATAAAAGAAGGGGCAACATTAATAACAAATGATGCCAGACTTGCACGATTTTTGCGGGCGGTAGGATTTAAAGTGGAGGGGCACTAA